From one Lycium barbarum isolate Lr01 chromosome 6, ASM1917538v2, whole genome shotgun sequence genomic stretch:
- the LOC132644397 gene encoding uncharacterized protein LOC132644397 → MKTGTTLQDHLDVFNKLAMDLTHADIKVGDEELACILVFSLSPAYKDVVNSMMYNKEVVMLQMVRHALNSDELRNHINNDEKEDYGEGLTVRGRSSQRGRGQSVARSNSGKRVAQTSGEDYVLTASTDDIQTHKWILNSACTFHMCFRKDWFTSYE, encoded by the exons ATGAAGACAGGTACAACTTTACAGGATCATCTTGATGTTTTTAATAAATTGGCTATGGATCTTACTCATGCTGATATTAAAGTGGGAGATGAAGAACTAGCGTGCATTCTAGTGTTTTCATTATCACCGGCATACAAAGACGTAGTTAATTCAATGATGTACAATAAGGAGGTGGTCATGTTACAGATGGTAAGACATGCATTGAATTCGGATGAATTAAGAAACcatatcaataatgatgagaaAGAGGACTATGGTGAGGGTTTGACGGTTAGAGGTCGCTCAAGCCAAAGAGGAAGAGGCCAATCAGTAGCTAGGTCAAATTCTGGGAAAAGG GTAGCTCAGACATCTGGAGAAGATTATGTGCTAACTGCTTCAACAGATGACATTCAGACACATAAGTGGATTTTAAATTCAGCTTGTACCTTTCACATGTGCTTCAGAAAAGATTGGTTTACTAGCTACGAGTAG